The Streptomyces noursei ATCC 11455 sequence CGGCTGCGGGTGATCACCGGGGCGGACGTGGGGCAGGTGCGGGCCGCGCTGGAGGAGGAGGACTACCGGATCGCCGGGCACGCGCATCTGGCCGGGCTGCCGATCCGGGTCAGCGGCCGGCTGGAGAGCCGGGGCGGCTTCCGGCGGATCACCGGCGGCCGGGACGTCACCCCCGTACAGGTCGATCCGGCCGACCGCGACCGGCTGTTGAAGGCACTCTGGGAGAATCCTGCGGAGCCCGGGGACGGGGGATTCGACGACGCCGACGCGGCGTGCGGCGGGCCGCCGGCGGACGCCTGAGCGGGCGGGGGCAATCCGTTTCGCGGTGCGGTCCTGCGGCTCGGTACGATTCGGGAGCGCAGCAAACGCTGACGCGAGAGAGACATGAGTCAGGAGAGACCGGTGTCAGACGTCCGTGTGACCGTCCAACGCGATTCCGAGCGGGAAGAACGCGTGGTGACCACGGGCACTACGGCCGCCGACCTCTTCCAGGGCGAGCGCAGCGTCGTGGCCGCACGGGTGGCCGGCGAGCTGAAGGACCTCACCCACGAGCTGGCCGACGGCGACGAGGTCGAGCCCGTGGAGATCACCTCCGAGGACGGCCTGAACATCCTGCGGCACTCCGCCGCGCACGTGATGGCCCAGGCCGTGCAGGAGCTCTTCCCGGAGGCCAAGCTCGGCATCGGTCCGCCGATCAAGGACGGCTTCTACTACGACTTCGACGTCGAGAAGCCCTTCCACCCGGACGATCTCAAGCGCATCGAGAAGAAGATGCAGGAGATCCAGAAGCGCGGGCAGAAGTTCGCCCGCCGTGTGGTGTCCGACGACGAGGCCCGCGCCGAGCTGGTGGACGAGCCGTACAAGCTGGAGCTGATCGGCCTGAAGGGCTCCGCGGCGGACGCCGCCGAGGGCGCCTCCGCCGAGGTCGGCGCCGGCGAGCTCAGCATCTACGACAACCTCGACGCCAAGACCGGCGAGCTGTGCTGGAAGGACCTGTGCCGCGGCCCGCACCTGCCCAGCACCCGGCACATCCCGGTCTTCAAGCTGATGCGGTCCGCCGCCGCCTACTGGCGCGGCAGCGAGAAGAACCCGCAGCTCCAGCGCATCTACGGCACCGCCTGGCCGACCAAGGACGAGCTCAAGGCGTACCTGGACTTCCTCGCCGAGGCCGAGAAGCGCGACCACCGCAAGCTCGGTGCCGAGCTGGACCTCTTCTCCATCCCGGAGGAGCTGGGCTCCGGCCTCGCCGTCTTCCACCCCAAGGGCGGCGTCGTGCGCCGGGTGATGGAGGACTACTCCCGCAAGCGGCACGAGCTGTCGGACTACGAGTTCGTCAACACCCCGCACATCACCAAGGAAAGTCTCTTCGAGACCTCCGGGCACCTGCCGAACTACGGCGAGGCGATGTTCCCGCCGCTGGAGTTC is a genomic window containing:
- the thrS gene encoding threonine--tRNA ligase produces the protein MSDVRVTVQRDSEREERVVTTGTTAADLFQGERSVVAARVAGELKDLTHELADGDEVEPVEITSEDGLNILRHSAAHVMAQAVQELFPEAKLGIGPPIKDGFYYDFDVEKPFHPDDLKRIEKKMQEIQKRGQKFARRVVSDDEARAELVDEPYKLELIGLKGSAADAAEGASAEVGAGELSIYDNLDAKTGELCWKDLCRGPHLPSTRHIPVFKLMRSAAAYWRGSEKNPQLQRIYGTAWPTKDELKAYLDFLAEAEKRDHRKLGAELDLFSIPEELGSGLAVFHPKGGVVRRVMEDYSRKRHELSDYEFVNTPHITKESLFETSGHLPNYGEAMFPPLEFDGQNYRLKAMNCPMHNLIFKARGRSYRELPLRLFEFGTVYRYEKSGVVHGLTRARGFTQDDSHIYCTKEQMADELDNLLTFVLDLLRDYGLADFELELSTRDPESDKFIGEDAEWEEATEALRQAAEKQGLPLVPDPGGAAFYGPKISVQAKDAIGRSWQMSTIQVDFQQPARFGLEYTAADGSKQQPVMIHRALFGSIERFFAVLLEHYAGAFPAWLAPVQATCIPIGDAHVPYLEEFAAEAKAKGLRVEVDSSSDRMQKKIRNAQKAKVPFMILAGDEDMAAGAVSFRYRDGSQENGIPRDEAIAKLLDVVERRVQV